Proteins encoded within one genomic window of Empedobacter falsenii:
- a CDS encoding SbcC/MukB-like Walker B domain-containing protein: protein MIPVKLTIEGLYSYQERQTIDFSELTEAGLFGIFGNVGSGKSSILEAIMYVLYGETERLNSKDKRAYNMMNLKSNLSYIEFDFYNFEQKLFRATREFKRNSKRFEDVKSPIVVFYEQKDNEWIPLNHSKAEEIIGLSYENFKRTIIIPQGQFKEFIELGAKDRTQMMKEIFGLHRYDLQDKVAALNSQNLTNLNQLEGKLSGFEEVSEERIKELEENLIEQTKVTNQVQEEYNQMNESFQRLKALKSDFETLKQKKNDFEKVSVQKDQMDQRKVEIERYELIFNAFAQLLENHKKVSNQIEEKSISVENQQKQLTLIENQIKEISNQIEAIKTDYETLPIKRKEETDLELIVQILTFSEEIEKLKARTAKGLREVEEVQKNEQKIEASIKSSEKEVKTLAKSKIDSQTLIEVGNWFVQNQNLQQSIQKQQSKIEEQKHQINVFETQLKTENIEISSFENWFNSEFQKLESTKKSIEKQKNELEVQQKLAHFAHNLHEGESCPLCGALEHPNIVEIDDVSTKFEVVDNELNQIEEKLKLLQKKQNEIQKIIDQKQFVEKQIEQENQALNALKIEQENHLNLFVWKDFDSKNVELFEEKKKAAIALDKTISDKNKEIETFRETLEKERQSVEKYKNALEKFRLEETEKASQIKQNQANLKVLNFEDFKNQTTENVLQNLNDLKLSNAKIEQNYIQFTENLNQLNPKLASQKTSIELVEKQIIDLKEELAINQNQIEKALEKYQIQNIEEVQLILNQQFNVFQIRKELEDFRILFETLKSSIHELEQKLADVSFDEMIYKTQEEKLIFVTNQLKEATEIVTKTKTEIERLNKSFAEKKDLLIELEKLQKRATNLQTMRNLFNSAGFVQYVSSIYLKQLCDNANVRFHRMTRNQLSLQMNDNNDFEIIDYLNEGRSRSVKTLSGGQSFQVSLSLALALAESVQTNAKSEKNFFFIDEGFGTQDADAVNIVFETLMSLQKENRIVGIISHVDELKDRIPVALQITKDEEKGSLIEVVS, encoded by the coding sequence ATGATTCCAGTAAAATTAACCATAGAAGGACTTTATTCATACCAAGAGCGCCAAACAATTGACTTTTCTGAATTAACTGAAGCAGGATTATTCGGAATTTTCGGGAATGTAGGTTCAGGGAAATCGTCAATTTTGGAAGCGATTATGTACGTTTTATATGGTGAAACCGAACGTCTAAATTCTAAAGATAAACGCGCCTATAATATGATGAATTTGAAATCGAATTTGTCATATATAGAGTTTGATTTCTACAATTTTGAACAAAAATTATTCAGAGCGACGCGCGAATTTAAACGAAATTCGAAACGTTTTGAAGATGTAAAATCGCCAATAGTTGTTTTTTATGAACAAAAAGACAATGAATGGATTCCGCTTAATCATTCAAAAGCAGAGGAAATAATCGGTTTGAGTTACGAAAATTTCAAACGAACAATTATTATTCCGCAAGGACAATTCAAGGAATTTATTGAGTTGGGCGCAAAAGATCGAACACAAATGATGAAGGAGATTTTTGGACTTCATCGTTATGATTTACAAGATAAAGTTGCGGCTTTAAATTCTCAAAATTTAACGAATTTGAATCAGCTTGAAGGAAAATTATCTGGTTTTGAAGAAGTTTCGGAAGAAAGAATAAAAGAGCTTGAAGAAAATTTGATTGAACAAACAAAAGTTACCAATCAAGTTCAAGAAGAATATAATCAAATGAATGAATCATTTCAACGTTTAAAAGCGTTGAAATCAGATTTTGAGACGTTAAAACAAAAAAAAAATGATTTTGAAAAAGTTTCAGTTCAGAAAGATCAAATGGATCAACGAAAAGTTGAAATTGAGCGCTATGAATTGATTTTTAATGCGTTTGCTCAACTTTTAGAAAATCATAAAAAAGTTTCAAATCAGATTGAAGAAAAGTCAATTTCAGTTGAGAATCAGCAAAAACAATTGACTTTAATCGAAAATCAAATCAAAGAAATTTCTAACCAAATTGAAGCGATAAAAACTGATTATGAAACTTTACCAATAAAACGAAAAGAAGAAACAGATTTAGAATTAATAGTTCAAATTTTAACTTTTTCAGAGGAGATAGAAAAGTTAAAAGCAAGAACAGCAAAAGGTTTGAGAGAAGTTGAAGAGGTTCAGAAGAATGAACAAAAAATTGAAGCTTCAATCAAATCATCTGAAAAAGAAGTCAAAACTTTAGCTAAGTCAAAAATAGATTCTCAGACTTTGATTGAAGTTGGAAATTGGTTTGTTCAGAATCAAAATTTGCAACAATCTATTCAGAAACAACAATCTAAAATAGAAGAACAAAAGCATCAAATTAATGTTTTTGAAACTCAATTAAAAACTGAAAATATTGAGATTTCAAGTTTTGAAAATTGGTTTAATTCTGAATTTCAAAAACTTGAATCAACTAAAAAATCAATTGAAAAACAGAAAAATGAATTAGAAGTTCAGCAAAAGTTGGCGCATTTTGCACATAATTTACATGAAGGCGAATCTTGTCCGCTTTGTGGTGCATTAGAACATCCGAATATTGTTGAGATTGATGATGTTTCAACGAAATTTGAAGTTGTAGATAATGAATTAAATCAAATTGAAGAAAAGCTGAAATTACTCCAGAAAAAGCAAAATGAAATTCAGAAAATTATTGATCAAAAACAGTTTGTTGAAAAACAAATTGAACAAGAAAATCAAGCTTTGAATGCGTTAAAAATTGAACAAGAAAATCATTTGAATTTGTTTGTTTGGAAAGATTTTGATTCGAAAAATGTTGAATTGTTTGAAGAAAAAAAGAAAGCAGCTATTGCTTTGGATAAAACAATTTCGGATAAAAATAAAGAGATTGAAACTTTTCGCGAAACTTTAGAAAAAGAACGTCAATCTGTTGAAAAATATAAAAATGCTTTAGAAAAATTTAGATTAGAAGAAACTGAAAAAGCTTCGCAAATCAAGCAAAATCAAGCAAATTTAAAAGTATTGAATTTTGAAGATTTTAAAAATCAAACAACAGAAAATGTGCTACAGAATTTGAATGATTTAAAACTTAGTAATGCGAAAATTGAACAAAATTATATTCAATTTACAGAAAATTTAAATCAATTAAATCCGAAATTGGCTTCTCAGAAGACTTCAATCGAATTAGTTGAAAAACAAATCATTGATTTGAAAGAAGAATTGGCTATTAATCAAAATCAAATAGAAAAAGCTTTAGAAAAATATCAAATACAAAATATTGAAGAAGTTCAATTGATTTTAAATCAGCAATTTAATGTTTTTCAAATAAGAAAAGAATTAGAAGATTTTAGAATTTTGTTCGAAACTTTGAAAAGTTCAATTCATGAATTAGAGCAGAAATTAGCGGATGTTTCTTTTGATGAAATGATTTATAAAACACAAGAAGAAAAATTAATTTTTGTAACAAATCAATTAAAAGAAGCGACCGAAATTGTAACAAAAACAAAAACTGAAATTGAACGATTGAATAAATCTTTTGCTGAAAAGAAAGATTTGTTAATTGAATTGGAAAAATTGCAAAAACGAGCGACGAATTTACAAACGATGCGAAATTTGTTTAATTCAGCAGGATTTGTGCAATATGTTTCGTCAATTTATTTGAAACAATTATGTGATAACGCAAATGTGAGATTTCATCGAATGACAAGAAATCAATTGAGTTTACAAATGAATGACAATAATGATTTTGAGATTATAGATTATTTGAATGAAGGTCGTTCACGTAGTGTGAAAACACTTTCTGGAGGGCAATCTTTCCAAGTTTCTTTGAGTTTGGCTTTGGCTTTGGCAGAAAGTGTGCAAACGAATGCGAAGTCAGAAAAAAACTTCTTTTTTATTGATGAAGGTTTTGGAACGCAAGATGCAGATGCGGTAAATATTGTGTTTGAAACGCTGATGAGTTTGCAAAAAGAGAACCGAATTGTCGGTATTATTTCTCATGTTGATGAGTTAAAAGATCGAATTCCAGTTGCGCTTCAAATTACAAAAGATGAAGAAAAAGGCAGTTTGATAGAAGTTGTTTCGTAA
- a CDS encoding metallophosphoesterase family protein, giving the protein MKILHTADWHLGKKLDSFSRLEEQILVMNEIVEIADQEQVDLVLIAGDLFDNFNPSVEAVELFYKTLKRLSNNGKRPVVAISGNHDSPSLIDAPDPLARECGIILIGYPNAKIQEFELNDFKISKSVEGMIELKLNSFDFPIRIIHTPYANEIRLKQYFGENKEEALNEVLATNWKNIANEYCDENGVNLLMAHLYMNQKGAEILEEPEGEKPIKIGNADMIFSEAIPPQIQYTALGHLHGFKNIGTEEKPVVYSSSPLCYSFSEAGQTKYVSIIEAELNQAISYHKIELKNGKPLIRKTFDDINVAVEWLNENQNALVELTLESDSFLKADERKLIYQSHDGIIHLIPKVKNQEVETVEYKFADQTKDMKELFTDYFKSKNGNQEPNDEIKDLFNEILNS; this is encoded by the coding sequence ATAAAAATTCTACATACAGCCGATTGGCATTTGGGCAAAAAATTAGATAGTTTTTCGAGATTAGAAGAGCAAATTTTAGTGATGAATGAAATTGTCGAAATTGCAGATCAAGAACAAGTCGATTTGGTACTTATTGCGGGCGATTTATTTGATAATTTTAATCCAAGTGTAGAAGCTGTAGAATTATTTTATAAAACATTAAAAAGACTTTCGAATAATGGAAAACGTCCTGTTGTAGCGATTTCTGGGAATCACGATTCTCCAAGTTTGATTGATGCTCCAGATCCTTTGGCGCGCGAATGTGGAATTATTTTGATTGGTTATCCAAATGCAAAAATTCAGGAATTTGAATTAAATGATTTCAAAATTTCGAAATCTGTGGAAGGAATGATTGAATTGAAATTAAATTCTTTCGATTTTCCGATTCGAATTATTCATACACCTTATGCAAACGAAATCCGTTTGAAACAATATTTTGGAGAGAATAAAGAAGAAGCTTTGAATGAAGTTTTAGCGACAAATTGGAAAAATATTGCGAATGAATATTGTGACGAAAATGGAGTTAATTTGTTGATGGCGCATTTGTATATGAACCAAAAAGGTGCTGAAATTTTAGAAGAACCAGAAGGAGAAAAACCAATTAAAATTGGAAATGCAGATATGATTTTTTCAGAAGCTATTCCGCCTCAAATTCAATATACAGCGCTTGGGCATTTGCATGGTTTTAAGAACATAGGGACGGAAGAAAAGCCTGTTGTGTACAGCTCTTCGCCTTTGTGTTATAGTTTTTCCGAAGCTGGTCAAACGAAATATGTTTCGATAATAGAAGCAGAACTAAATCAAGCTATTTCTTATCATAAAATAGAATTAAAGAACGGAAAACCACTTATTCGTAAAACTTTTGATGATATAAATGTAGCTGTAGAATGGTTGAATGAAAATCAAAATGCGTTGGTTGAATTGACTTTAGAAAGTGATTCTTTTTTGAAAGCTGATGAACGAAAATTGATTTATCAATCACATGATGGAATTATTCATTTGATTCCGAAAGTTAAAAATCAAGAAGTTGAAACGGTTGAATATAAGTTTGCAGATCAAACAAAAGATATGAAGGAATTGTTTACAGATTATTTCAAATCGAAGAACGGAAATCAAGAACCAAACGACGAAATAAAGGATTTGTTTAACGAAATTTTGAATTCATAA
- a CDS encoding 30S ribosomal protein THX has translation MGKGDKKSRRGKIVNGSYGVKRPRHKYYYEEDVVEEKPAKKAKK, from the coding sequence ATGGGAAAAGGCGATAAAAAATCGAGAAGAGGAAAAATTGTGAATGGCTCTTATGGAGTAAAACGTCCGAGACATAAGTATTATTATGAAGAAGATGTGGTTGAAGAAAAACCAGCCAAAAAAGCTAAAAAGTAA
- a CDS encoding nucleoside 2-deoxyribosyltransferase domain-containing protein, with product MKAILFALFLLLNTTIFAQSLEIKSPNKLPKNDQRTKIFLGGTIDMRNSEDWQAKVSKELKNEKVILLNPRRDDWNTAWKPVKEEPEFRKQVEWELNALENADYIIMFFGKDSKSPISLLEMGLYAKSGKLLVICPDGFWRKGNVDITAEKYGVKQFDSIENVLDYLKNILK from the coding sequence ATGAAAGCAATTTTATTTGCCTTATTTCTATTATTGAATACTACAATTTTTGCTCAATCTCTTGAAATAAAATCGCCGAATAAACTTCCTAAAAATGATCAACGTACAAAGATATTTTTGGGCGGAACAATTGATATGAGAAATTCTGAAGATTGGCAAGCGAAGGTTTCAAAAGAATTGAAAAATGAAAAAGTCATCTTGCTAAATCCTCGTCGTGATGATTGGAATACCGCTTGGAAGCCTGTGAAAGAAGAGCCCGAATTTCGCAAACAAGTGGAATGGGAGTTGAATGCATTAGAAAATGCAGACTATATTATTATGTTTTTTGGAAAAGATTCTAAAAGTCCGATTAGTTTGTTAGAAATGGGATTGTATGCAAAAAGTGGAAAACTTTTGGTGATTTGTCCAGATGGTTTTTGGCGAAAAGGAAATGTTGATATTACGGCAGAAAAATATGGTGTAAAACAATTTGATTCGATAGAAAATGTGTTAGATTATTTAAAAAATATTCTAAAATAA
- a CDS encoding polysaccharide deacetylase family protein has product MVLTFDDDYVDEWFNANLKLKQYNWKGTFYVTHFDKLSESQIRELTYLQQNGNEIAADGLIHVYTTKYIKEFGGKEFIEKEIAPMLSLMKNKGFDVTDFSYPYGDRSVESGQLLFNHFKTLRGTTYGNEAPNFQNCYYQNKPLFFGLGIDNSYEHFNVPYYISLLQYAKDNNKIVIFYAHKTVAKAINNYETEFKTLEEICKFVKNNDMKFYTVNDLQKLK; this is encoded by the coding sequence GTGGTGCTTACATTTGATGATGATTATGTGGACGAATGGTTCAATGCGAATTTAAAATTGAAACAATACAATTGGAAAGGAACGTTTTATGTAACGCATTTTGATAAGCTTTCGGAGAGTCAAATTCGTGAGTTAACTTATCTGCAACAAAACGGAAATGAGATTGCTGCGGATGGTTTAATTCATGTATATACAACAAAGTATATAAAAGAATTTGGAGGAAAAGAATTTATTGAAAAAGAAATCGCTCCAATGCTAAGTTTGATGAAAAACAAAGGTTTTGATGTAACCGATTTTTCTTATCCTTATGGCGATCGAAGTGTAGAATCGGGTCAATTACTTTTCAATCATTTTAAAACCTTAAGAGGAACAACTTATGGAAACGAAGCGCCTAATTTTCAGAACTGTTATTATCAAAATAAACCGTTATTTTTTGGTTTAGGAATCGATAATAGTTACGAGCATTTTAATGTGCCTTATTATATTTCGTTGTTGCAATATGCAAAGGATAACAATAAGATAGTCATTTTTTACGCGCATAAAACAGTTGCAAAAGCAATTAATAATTATGAAACTGAATTTAAAACCTTAGAAGAGATTTGCAAGTTTGTGAAGAATAATGATATGAAGTTTTATACAGTTAATGACTTACAAAAATTGAAATAA
- the lptB gene encoding LPS export ABC transporter ATP-binding protein, whose protein sequence is MVLKGQNLVKDYGKKHVVKNVSFQVEQGEIIGLLGPNGAGKTTSFYMIVGLVKATQGKVFLDKQDITNDAMYKRAQKGIGYLAQEASVFRKLSVEDNIKSVLQFTKHSKKEQQMRTDALIEEFSLEHVRKNRGDLLSGGERRRCEIARCLATEPNFILLDEPFAGVDPIAVEDIQKIVRSLKDKNIGILITDHNVSQTLAITDKTYIMFEGKILKEGSPEELANDEDVRRVYLGENFMYQQI, encoded by the coding sequence ATTGTATTAAAAGGTCAGAATTTAGTAAAAGATTACGGTAAAAAACATGTCGTAAAAAATGTGTCTTTTCAAGTAGAACAAGGAGAAATTATTGGATTATTAGGACCAAATGGTGCTGGTAAAACGACTTCTTTCTACATGATTGTTGGTTTGGTAAAGGCTACGCAAGGAAAAGTTTTTTTGGATAAACAAGATATCACAAACGATGCGATGTACAAACGCGCGCAAAAAGGTATTGGATATTTGGCGCAAGAAGCCTCTGTTTTTCGTAAACTTTCTGTAGAAGATAATATCAAATCAGTTTTACAATTCACGAAACATTCCAAAAAAGAGCAACAAATGCGCACAGATGCTTTGATTGAAGAGTTCTCGTTAGAGCATGTTCGTAAAAATCGTGGTGATTTACTTTCTGGAGGTGAGCGTCGTCGTTGCGAAATAGCACGTTGTTTGGCAACAGAACCTAATTTTATTTTATTAGATGAGCCTTTTGCTGGAGTTGACCCTATTGCGGTTGAGGATATTCAGAAAATTGTACGTTCGTTAAAAGATAAAAATATCGGAATCTTAATTACCGATCATAATGTATCGCAAACGCTTGCAATTACCGATAAAACATATATTATGTTCGAAGGTAAAATCTTGAAAGAAGGTTCGCCAGAAGAATTAGCAAATGATGAAGATGTTCGTCGCGTTTATCTAGGTGAAAACTTTATGTATCAGCAGATATAA
- a CDS encoding pyridoxal-phosphate dependent enzyme produces MKFANNILETIGNTPLVKINKITKDLPCTVLAKVEYFNPGHSCKDRMALKMVEDAEKDGRLVPGGTIIEGTSGNTGMGLALAAVIKGYKLICVITDKQSKEKMDILRAVGAKVVVCPTDVEPDDPRSYYSVSKRLAQETPNGWYVNQYDNPSNAIANYEQTGPEIWEQTEGKVTHFIVGVGTGGTISGVGKYLKEKNPNIKIWGVDTYGSVFKKYKETGIFDENEVYSYVTEGIGEDILPENVDFDIIDGFTKVTDKDAAVYTRRLALEEGLFVGMSSGSAIKGLLQMKDEFGPDDVVVVLFHDSGSRYVGKIFNDDWMRDRGYLDEEIKTAVDLIKEHVDKPLVTVRTEELASHAIDRMRRFKISQIPVMDVNGIVGSLDESDLFQAFLEDRNVAEKPVHEIMGKPYPVVKAGTSIEEVSKLITKDNQAVLIELENGKYHIITKYDIINSIK; encoded by the coding sequence ATGAAATTCGCAAACAATATATTAGAAACGATTGGGAATACACCTTTGGTTAAAATTAATAAGATTACAAAGGATTTACCATGTACAGTTTTAGCAAAAGTTGAATATTTTAACCCTGGTCATTCTTGTAAAGATCGTATGGCGTTAAAAATGGTTGAAGATGCCGAAAAAGATGGTCGTTTAGTTCCAGGAGGTACAATTATCGAAGGTACTTCTGGTAACACAGGAATGGGATTGGCTTTGGCTGCTGTGATCAAAGGTTACAAATTAATTTGTGTGATTACAGACAAACAATCGAAAGAGAAAATGGATATTTTGCGCGCTGTTGGTGCAAAAGTTGTGGTTTGTCCTACGGATGTTGAGCCAGATGATCCACGTTCTTATTATTCAGTTTCTAAACGTTTGGCTCAAGAAACACCGAATGGTTGGTATGTCAATCAGTATGATAATCCATCAAATGCAATTGCGAATTATGAGCAAACTGGACCAGAAATTTGGGAACAAACAGAAGGAAAAGTAACGCATTTTATTGTTGGTGTTGGAACTGGAGGAACAATTTCAGGAGTTGGGAAATACTTGAAAGAAAAAAATCCTAATATTAAAATTTGGGGAGTTGATACGTATGGATCAGTTTTCAAAAAATATAAAGAAACAGGAATCTTCGACGAAAATGAAGTGTATTCTTATGTAACAGAAGGAATTGGTGAAGATATTTTACCAGAAAACGTAGATTTTGATATTATTGATGGATTTACAAAAGTGACTGATAAAGATGCAGCGGTTTATACGCGTCGTTTAGCTTTAGAAGAAGGTTTGTTTGTTGGAATGTCTTCGGGATCAGCGATCAAAGGATTGTTGCAAATGAAGGACGAATTCGGACCAGATGATGTTGTAGTAGTTTTATTCCACGATTCAGGTTCTCGTTATGTAGGAAAAATCTTTAACGATGATTGGATGCGTGACAGAGGATATTTGGACGAAGAAATCAAAACAGCTGTCGATTTAATCAAAGAACATGTTGATAAACCTTTGGTTACGGTTCGTACAGAGGAATTGGCTTCTCATGCAATTGATCGTATGCGTCGTTTCAAAATTTCTCAAATTCCAGTAATGGACGTGAATGGAATTGTTGGTTCTTTGGATGAATCAGATTTGTTTCAAGCATTTTTAGAAGATAGAAATGTTGCTGAAAAACCTGTTCACGAAATAATGGGAAAACCATATCCAGTCGTAAAAGCAGGAACATCTATCGAAGAAGTTTCGAAGTTAATTACAAAGGATAATCAAGCTGTTTTAATAGAATTAGAAAACGGAAAATATCATATCATCACAAAATATGATATTATTAACTCGATTAAATAA
- a CDS encoding ABC transporter permease, which produces MSFSWWFSKKIALGKNTKNNLSSIIIRVGQIAVALGLIVSLVTISTGVGARKAIKEKLADFNGHITIRNYNSNTSLNSDSLSLHQAFYPKFKSIPEIEHVQAIANKSGVIRTDENFSGVVFKGVGTDYDSVRFDKFLVKGHFPRINKDSIMDEVLLSKKIADEMKLDVDSSFVMYFIQEDTKPIYRRFTISGLFKTDIKNFDDQIMFGDIKHVQRLNRWDSTTVGGFELFVNDVENIDPVAKRVQENIPYNLYAESATASFAQINDWISIFDKNIVIILFIMLFVVVINMVMVLLILILERTHSIGILKAFGATNWRIRKLFINYALFIMLPGLIAGNVIGLGLLFIQKYFGIIKLPAENYYLSTAPVYLDFGTIVLLNAGALLVCAIVLLLPSYMISKITPAKAINFR; this is translated from the coding sequence TTGAGTTTTTCTTGGTGGTTTTCAAAAAAAATTGCGCTTGGTAAAAATACTAAAAATAACTTATCGAGTATTATTATTCGAGTAGGTCAAATTGCGGTAGCATTAGGGTTGATTGTTTCTTTGGTAACGATTTCGACTGGTGTTGGTGCAAGAAAGGCAATCAAAGAAAAGTTGGCCGATTTTAATGGTCATATTACGATTAGAAACTACAATAGTAATACGTCATTAAATTCTGATTCATTATCACTTCATCAAGCTTTTTATCCAAAGTTTAAATCGATTCCAGAAATAGAACATGTACAAGCAATTGCCAATAAAAGTGGTGTTATCCGAACGGATGAAAACTTTAGTGGGGTTGTGTTCAAAGGAGTTGGAACAGATTATGATTCGGTTCGTTTCGATAAATTTTTGGTAAAAGGACATTTTCCGCGAATCAATAAAGATTCGATAATGGATGAGGTTTTATTATCGAAAAAGATTGCGGATGAAATGAAATTGGATGTTGACAGTTCGTTTGTGATGTATTTTATTCAAGAAGATACAAAGCCTATTTATCGTCGATTTACCATTTCTGGATTATTCAAAACAGATATCAAAAACTTTGACGATCAAATTATGTTTGGTGATATCAAGCATGTGCAACGCCTTAATCGTTGGGATTCGACAACTGTTGGTGGTTTCGAACTATTTGTAAATGATGTCGAAAATATTGATCCAGTTGCAAAGCGTGTGCAAGAAAATATTCCATATAATTTGTATGCAGAATCAGCAACAGCATCTTTTGCTCAGATTAATGATTGGATTTCGATTTTCGACAAAAATATTGTCATTATTCTTTTTATCATGCTTTTTGTGGTGGTGATTAATATGGTGATGGTTTTATTGATATTAATTTTAGAACGAACACATTCAATCGGAATTTTAAAAGCATTTGGTGCGACAAATTGGCGAATCCGAAAATTATTCATCAATTACGCATTATTTATCATGTTACCAGGATTAATTGCTGGAAATGTAATTGGACTTGGATTATTATTCATTCAGAAATATTTCGGAATTATAAAACTTCCAGCAGAAAACTATTATTTATCAACAGCTCCAGTCTATTTAGACTTTGGCACAATTGTTTTATTAAATGCAGGAGCGTTATTAGTTTGTGCAATTGTATTACTTTTGCCTTCGTATATGATATCTAAAATTACACCTGCAAAAGCTATTAATTTTAGATAA
- a CDS encoding exo-beta-N-acetylmuramidase NamZ family protein codes for MKNFVKYTSIGLLSSVIFFGFSTPILAQNNTSKTIDNHSTILVGAENTANYLSKLKGKKVGLISNQTGIATINGTTMHTVDLLLKHKINVVKLYSPEHGFRGDADAGTKVKSGVDTKTNLPIISLYGDNKKPKANQISDVDVLIFDMQDVGARFYTYISTLHYVLEAAAENGKKVIVLDRPNPNGHYVDGPVMKNEYKSFVGMHNVPIVYGMTIGEYAQMINGEGWLANSIKADLEIIPLINYTHQSKYNLPVKPSPNLPNAHAINLYPSTCLFEGTNVNEGRGTDIQFQVYGSPFLKNMSFQYTPTSKPGATSPKFKDEVCYGEDLSDVPYQSAINLKWLINAYKNNTKQPFWAMNGKKLWIDQLSGTDELRKQIEAGLSEAEIKATWQKDLEAFKKIRTKYLIYKD; via the coding sequence ATGAAAAACTTTGTCAAATATACATCAATTGGTTTACTTAGTTCAGTTATTTTTTTCGGCTTTTCTACTCCAATTTTAGCTCAAAATAATACATCAAAAACAATAGATAATCATTCAACTATTCTTGTTGGAGCAGAAAATACAGCTAACTATCTTTCGAAATTAAAAGGTAAAAAAGTTGGATTAATCTCGAATCAAACAGGAATTGCAACCATTAATGGAACAACGATGCATACAGTTGATTTGTTACTAAAACATAAAATCAATGTGGTTAAACTTTATTCGCCAGAACACGGTTTTCGAGGAGATGCTGATGCTGGTACAAAAGTAAAATCTGGTGTTGATACAAAAACTAACTTACCAATTATTTCGCTTTATGGTGATAATAAAAAACCAAAAGCAAATCAGATTTCTGATGTAGATGTTTTGATTTTTGATATGCAAGATGTTGGCGCACGTTTTTACACATACATTTCTACTTTGCATTATGTTTTGGAAGCTGCGGCTGAAAATGGCAAGAAAGTAATTGTGTTGGACAGACCAAATCCTAACGGACATTATGTGGACGGACCTGTGATGAAAAACGAGTATAAATCATTTGTTGGAATGCACAATGTTCCGATTGTTTATGGAATGACGATTGGCGAATATGCGCAAATGATCAACGGTGAAGGTTGGTTAGCAAATAGTATAAAAGCAGACTTGGAAATTATTCCGCTTATCAATTATACCCATCAGTCCAAGTACAATTTACCTGTGAAACCATCGCCTAATTTACCAAATGCTCACGCGATTAATTTATATCCAAGTACATGTTTGTTTGAAGGGACAAACGTTAACGAAGGTCGTGGAACAGATATTCAGTTTCAGGTTTATGGTTCACCATTCCTAAAAAATATGTCTTTTCAATATACGCCAACTTCAAAACCTGGTGCAACAAGTCCAAAATTCAAAGATGAAGTTTGTTACGGAGAGGATTTATCGGATGTTCCGTATCAATCTGCCATCAATTTGAAATGGTTAATCAATGCATATAAAAATAATACGAAGCAACCTTTTTGGGCGATGAATGGTAAAAAATTGTGGATTGATCAACTTTCTGGAACTGATGAATTGCGCAAACAAATAGAAGCTGGTTTATCAGAAGCAGAAATAAAAGCAACTTGGCAAAAAGATTTGGAAGCTTTCAAGAAAATAAGAACAAAATATTTGATTTATAAGGATTAA
- a CDS encoding chalcone isomerase family protein has product MTNLFQANPNQYFSLIGKSVNDELFQSFQTEFESDISEQNIPQGKIVLYKEKGISVKIVDEMIVSIKFYLSPNPICKVYEGQNIFDLNRNIDETQVRKSNDYQRIINNDPNRLANDYSRLNCLFSFDSMTGEFLTIEILNKL; this is encoded by the coding sequence ATGACAAACTTATTTCAAGCCAATCCAAATCAGTATTTTTCTTTGATAGGAAAATCGGTGAATGACGAATTATTTCAATCATTTCAAACTGAATTTGAATCTGATATTTCAGAGCAAAATATTCCTCAAGGAAAAATTGTATTGTACAAAGAAAAAGGTATTTCGGTGAAAATTGTTGATGAAATGATTGTTTCGATTAAGTTTTATCTTTCTCCAAATCCAATTTGTAAGGTTTATGAAGGTCAAAATATTTTTGATTTGAATCGAAATATTGATGAAACTCAAGTTCGTAAAAGTAATGATTATCAAAGAATTATTAATAATGATCCAAATCGTTTAGCAAATGATTATAGTCGTTTAAATTGTTTATTCTCTTTTGATTCGATGACAGGAGAATTCTTAACGATTGAAATATTAAACAAATTATAA